In one window of Erwinia tasmaniensis Et1/99 DNA:
- the ribA gene encoding GTP cyclohydrolase II has product MQLKRVAEANLPTPRGDFLMVGFEEIATGQDHVALVYGDISGSEPVLARVHSECLTGDALFSLRCDCGFQLEAALTQIAKQGRGILLYHRQEGRNIGLLNKIRAYALQDKGYDTVEANHQLGFAADERDFTLCADMFKLLGVNEVRLLTNNPRKVEILTEAGINIVERVPLIVGRNPSNAHYLDTKAAKLGHLLSK; this is encoded by the coding sequence ATGCAACTTAAACGGGTGGCTGAGGCCAATCTACCCACGCCCAGGGGAGATTTCCTCATGGTTGGTTTTGAAGAGATTGCAACCGGGCAGGACCATGTCGCACTGGTCTACGGCGATATTTCTGGCAGTGAGCCGGTGCTGGCGCGCGTTCATTCAGAGTGCCTTACGGGGGATGCGCTATTCAGTCTGCGCTGTGACTGCGGCTTCCAGCTGGAGGCTGCGCTGACGCAGATTGCGAAACAGGGCCGCGGGATCCTGCTCTATCATCGTCAGGAAGGGCGCAATATCGGCCTGCTGAACAAGATAAGAGCTTATGCACTGCAGGACAAAGGCTACGATACGGTTGAGGCAAATCATCAACTGGGCTTTGCCGCCGATGAGCGTGACTTCACCCTCTGTGCAGATATGTTCAAACTGCTGGGCGTTAATGAAGTTCGTCTGCTGACCAACAACCCGCGTAAAGTTGAGATCCTGACCGAGGCCGGAATCAATATCGTAGAACGCGTGCCGCTGATCGTAGGGCGCAATCCCAGTAACGCACATTATCTTGATACCAAGGCAGCGAAACTGGGCCACCTGTTGAGTAAATAA
- the pgpB gene encoding phosphatidylglycerophosphatase B gives MTGILKRTISGTLLLLVMPLAVMLSGWRWQPVEMGWGHKIVFWFTETVTSPWGALTSVILCGWFLWCMRLSLKSAVILLAIITPTLLIGQYTKSMVKDYVQEPRPYVTWLGENQGIDQRQFYAEKRSQRSEIVREAVRDNNQIPDWLKQHWAFETGFSFPSGHTMFAATWALLGMALLWPRRCYTSVVLLMGWAMMVMGSRLLLGMHWPRDLIVSTLISGVLVTLAALMVQRFCGPHSSLPRKHCDRTRAER, from the coding sequence ATGACCGGAATCCTTAAACGCACAATCTCTGGTACGCTGTTATTACTGGTGATGCCGCTGGCCGTGATGCTGTCAGGCTGGCGATGGCAGCCGGTGGAAATGGGGTGGGGCCATAAAATAGTGTTCTGGTTTACCGAAACTGTCACCAGCCCCTGGGGGGCACTGACAAGCGTTATTCTTTGCGGGTGGTTTCTCTGGTGCATGCGCCTGAGCCTGAAATCCGCGGTGATTTTGCTGGCGATCATTACTCCGACGCTGCTTATCGGACAATATACCAAGAGTATGGTTAAGGATTACGTGCAGGAACCGCGTCCCTATGTGACGTGGCTCGGTGAAAATCAGGGTATCGATCAGCGGCAGTTCTATGCCGAAAAACGTTCACAACGTAGTGAAATTGTACGCGAAGCGGTAAGGGATAATAACCAAATCCCGGACTGGCTAAAGCAGCACTGGGCATTTGAAACCGGATTTTCCTTTCCTTCGGGGCATACCATGTTTGCCGCTACCTGGGCATTGCTGGGGATGGCGTTGCTCTGGCCGCGCCGTTGTTACACCAGCGTTGTGCTACTCATGGGCTGGGCAATGATGGTGATGGGAAGCCGTCTGCTGTTGGGTATGCACTGGCCGCGTGACCTCATTGTTTCCACGTTAATCAGTGGAGTACTGGTGACGCTGGCCGCGCTGATGGTACAGCGTTTTTGCGGCCCGCACTCCTCGTTACCACGAAAACATTGCGACCGCACCCGCGCCGAACGTTAA
- a CDS encoding LapA family protein has translation MKYLLIFLVVLVIFVISVTLGAHNDRVVTFNYLLAQGEFSISTLLASLFAVGFLLGWAICGLFWLRVRISLSHAQRKVKRLQHQLGQTDTNVTTSQKSVAKE, from the coding sequence GTGAAATACTTGCTTATTTTTTTAGTCGTTCTGGTCATTTTTGTCATTTCCGTCACCCTGGGCGCGCATAACGATCGGGTCGTGACGTTTAATTATCTGCTGGCGCAGGGAGAGTTCAGCATTTCGACACTGCTGGCATCATTGTTCGCCGTGGGCTTTTTGCTGGGGTGGGCTATCTGCGGGCTGTTCTGGCTGCGGGTGCGCATTTCGTTGTCTCATGCGCAACGTAAAGTTAAGCGCTTACAGCATCAGCTGGGGCAGACAGATACCAATGTGACAACGTCACAGAAATCTGTCGCTAAGGAATAA
- the lapB gene encoding lipopolysaccharide assembly protein LapB translates to MLELLFLLLPVAAAYGWYMGRRSAQQNKQQEANRLSRDYVAGVNFLLSNQQDKAVDLFLDMLKEDSGTVEAHLTLGNLFRSRGEVDRAIRIHQALMESASLTYDQRLLAVQQLGRDYMAAGFYDRAEQMFGQLVDETDFRVGALQQLLIIHQATSDWLNAIETAERLVKLGKDRLKMEIAHFYCELALQAMGSDDLERAMGLLKKGESADKNSARVSIMMGRIYMAKAEYAKAVQHLQRVIEQDKQLVSETLEMLECCYQHLHGSPEWVSYLERCVEEDTGAAAELYLADIIDRQQGAEAAQTYITRQLQGHPTMRVFHRLMDFNLQEAEDGRAKESLVVLRDMVGEQIRTKPRYRCHKCGFTAHALYWHCPSCRAWSSVKPIRGLDGQ, encoded by the coding sequence ATGTTGGAATTGCTGTTCCTGTTACTTCCCGTTGCCGCCGCCTATGGCTGGTACATGGGGCGCAGAAGTGCACAACAGAACAAGCAACAGGAAGCGAACCGCCTGTCGCGTGACTACGTGGCGGGCGTGAACTTTCTGCTTTCTAATCAACAGGACAAAGCCGTCGATCTGTTTCTGGATATGCTGAAAGAAGACAGCGGCACCGTTGAAGCCCATCTGACCCTCGGCAATCTGTTCCGCTCCCGTGGTGAAGTCGACCGCGCGATCCGCATACATCAGGCCCTGATGGAAAGCGCTTCTCTGACCTATGACCAGCGGCTGCTGGCGGTACAGCAGCTCGGGCGCGACTATATGGCTGCCGGGTTTTACGATCGTGCAGAACAGATGTTTGGTCAACTGGTCGACGAAACTGATTTTCGCGTCGGCGCCTTGCAGCAACTGTTAATTATCCACCAGGCGACCAGCGACTGGCTCAACGCAATAGAAACCGCCGAGCGTCTGGTCAAACTCGGGAAAGATCGTCTGAAGATGGAAATCGCGCACTTTTACTGTGAGCTGGCGCTGCAGGCAATGGGCAGTGACGACCTGGAAAGGGCGATGGGCCTGCTTAAAAAAGGTGAGTCGGCGGACAAAAATAGCGCGCGTGTCTCGATTATGATGGGCCGCATTTATATGGCCAAAGCTGAATACGCGAAGGCGGTGCAGCATCTACAGCGGGTGATAGAGCAGGATAAACAACTGGTCAGTGAAACCCTCGAGATGCTGGAGTGTTGCTATCAGCATTTGCATGGCTCGCCAGAATGGGTTAGCTATCTTGAACGCTGCGTTGAAGAAGACACGGGTGCCGCTGCCGAGCTTTATCTTGCTGACATCATCGACCGCCAGCAGGGGGCAGAGGCGGCACAGACGTATATCACGCGTCAGCTGCAGGGTCACCCAACCATGCGTGTTTTCCATCGCCTGATGGATTTCAATCTGCAGGAAGCGGAGGATGGGCGTGCAAAAGAGAGTCTGGTGGTACTGCGCGATATGGTGGGCGAACAAATTCGCACCAAGCCACGCTATCGCTGCCATAAATGTGGCTTTACCGCCCATGCGCTTTACTGGCACTGTCCTTCATGCCGCGCCTGGTCTTCCGTGAAGCCAATACGTGGACTTGACGGACAATAG
- the pyrF gene encoding orotidine-5'-phosphate decarboxylase, which yields MHSPQVTDSPIVVALDYADLNRALAFVDRIEPGSCRLKVGKEMFTLFGPQLVRDLQQRGFEIFLDLKFHDIPNTTAHAVAAAADLGVWMVNVHASGGARMMSAARDALLPFGKDAPLLIAVTVLTSMDASDLQGLGIELTPAEHAERLARLTQECGLNGVVCSAHEASRFKQVLGSDFRLVTPGIRPAGSDAGDQRRIMTPRQAQQAGVDYMVIGRPITQSDDPAATLHAILDSLQGA from the coding sequence ATGCATTCACCTCAGGTTACCGATTCACCGATCGTAGTCGCACTGGATTATGCCGATCTCAATCGCGCATTAGCCTTTGTCGATCGGATCGAGCCCGGCAGTTGCCGTCTTAAGGTCGGCAAAGAGATGTTTACCCTGTTTGGCCCGCAGCTGGTGCGCGACCTTCAGCAGCGCGGTTTTGAGATATTCCTCGACCTCAAGTTTCACGATATTCCTAATACAACGGCGCACGCGGTTGCGGCAGCTGCCGATCTCGGCGTGTGGATGGTCAACGTCCATGCCAGCGGCGGGGCGCGCATGATGAGCGCCGCACGCGATGCGCTGTTGCCTTTTGGCAAGGATGCGCCGCTATTGATCGCCGTAACGGTTCTGACCAGTATGGATGCCAGCGATTTACAAGGGCTCGGGATTGAGCTGACGCCTGCGGAACACGCGGAACGCCTGGCACGTCTGACTCAAGAGTGTGGGCTGAATGGTGTTGTCTGCTCGGCGCACGAAGCCAGCCGCTTTAAGCAGGTGCTGGGATCGGACTTCCGGCTGGTCACTCCGGGTATTCGGCCAGCGGGCAGTGACGCAGGCGATCAGCGGCGTATCATGACGCCACGGCAGGCGCAGCAGGCCGGGGTGGATTATATGGTGATCGGCCGTCCCATTACCCAATCTGACGATCCGGCGGCGACCCTCCACGCCATCCTTGATTCTCTACAGGGGGCATGA
- the yciH gene encoding stress response translation initiation inhibitor YciH yields MADQNSRLVYSTDTGRIHEPETVIQRPKGDGIVRIQRQTSGRKGKGVCLVSGIDLDDAELNKLAAELKKKCGCGGAVKEGIIEIQGDKRDLLKTLLEGKGFKVKLSGG; encoded by the coding sequence ATGGCCGATCAAAACAGTCGTCTGGTCTATTCCACCGATACCGGACGTATTCATGAACCTGAAACGGTCATTCAACGGCCTAAAGGTGATGGGATTGTACGTATCCAGCGCCAGACCAGCGGTCGCAAAGGAAAAGGTGTCTGCCTGGTCAGCGGTATCGACCTTGATGATGCAGAACTGAATAAATTGGCTGCCGAGTTAAAGAAGAAGTGCGGCTGTGGTGGCGCGGTAAAAGAGGGCATTATTGAAATTCAGGGCGACAAACGCGACCTGCTGAAAACTCTGTTAGAGGGCAAAGGTTTCAAGGTGAAGCTGTCCGGAGGGTAA
- the osmB gene encoding osmotically-inducible lipoprotein OsmB yields MLFTAKRLTTVTLAAVLIISLGACSNWSKRDRNTAIGAGAGAIGGSILTNGSGLGTLGGAAVGGIIGHQVHQQ; encoded by the coding sequence ATGTTATTTACCGCAAAACGTCTAACCACCGTCACATTGGCAGCAGTTTTAATCATTTCCCTGGGGGCATGCTCAAACTGGTCTAAGCGCGATCGTAACACGGCGATTGGAGCCGGTGCGGGTGCCATTGGCGGTTCTATCCTGACAAACGGAAGCGGTCTGGGAACCCTTGGCGGCGCGGCCGTGGGTGGCATTATTGGTCATCAGGTTCATCAGCAATAA
- a CDS encoding pyridoxal-phosphate dependent enzyme — protein MSLSIKTPLIESLPLGRLNGTRIWMKMEAAQPSGSFKIRGIGYACEHHYGQGARRFISSSGGNAGLAVAYAGRKLNIPVIVVVPETTSERARNLLQLEGAQVVVHGEMWSEANQRALSLLTEQDAFLHPFDDPLLWQGHASMIDEVVAEGVNPDAVILSVGGGGLLAGVDEGLRRNGLDNVPIFAVETQGMASFNAALKAGKPVEVPTLTGVATSLGARQVCQQAFDLSKKRTITPVIVSDHEAVDACLSFLDDHHMLIEPACGASLAPLYGNKLNIESYKNVLVIVCGGSTATVNSLISFVG, from the coding sequence ATGTCACTGAGTATTAAAACCCCTCTGATCGAGTCCCTGCCACTAGGACGGCTGAACGGAACGCGTATCTGGATGAAGATGGAAGCCGCACAGCCTTCCGGCTCCTTCAAAATTCGCGGGATCGGTTATGCCTGCGAGCACCACTATGGTCAGGGGGCCCGTCGCTTTATCTCTTCCTCCGGTGGCAATGCGGGGCTGGCCGTCGCTTATGCGGGTCGAAAGCTTAATATTCCCGTTATCGTTGTCGTACCGGAGACCACCTCCGAACGGGCACGTAACCTGCTGCAACTGGAAGGTGCGCAGGTAGTTGTCCATGGCGAAATGTGGTCAGAGGCGAATCAACGGGCTTTGTCCCTGCTTACTGAACAGGATGCCTTCCTGCATCCGTTTGACGATCCGCTTTTGTGGCAGGGACACGCCTCCATGATTGACGAGGTTGTTGCTGAGGGAGTGAATCCGGACGCGGTGATCCTCTCTGTTGGCGGTGGCGGATTATTAGCTGGTGTCGATGAAGGTCTGCGTCGCAATGGTCTTGATAATGTTCCGATCTTCGCCGTTGAGACACAGGGTATGGCGTCATTCAACGCTGCGCTGAAGGCCGGTAAACCCGTTGAGGTGCCAACGCTGACAGGTGTCGCCACCTCTCTCGGTGCGCGTCAGGTCTGCCAGCAAGCCTTTGATTTAAGCAAAAAACGCACAATCACCCCGGTAATCGTTTCCGATCATGAGGCGGTGGACGCCTGCCTGTCCTTTCTGGACGATCACCATATGCTTATTGAGCCTGCCTGCGGTGCGTCTCTGGCACCGCTGTACGGTAATAAACTAAATATTGAAAGCTATAAGAACGTGCTGGTCATTGTCTGCGGCGGATCAACGGCTACCGTGAACTCCCTCATCAGTTTTGTAGGATGA
- a CDS encoding RidA family protein, producing MKKYNSAMPYPFARAVEANGFLFLSGQLAMNAQGEPVPGSVEEQTRLIMQNITDTLEACDSSLDRLVKVTVWISDMAHFSAFNEVYRTYFSDGFPARSTVVSQLAFGLDVELEVQALA from the coding sequence ATGAAGAAATACAACAGCGCCATGCCCTATCCGTTTGCCAGGGCAGTCGAAGCCAACGGCTTTTTGTTTCTGTCCGGTCAGCTGGCCATGAATGCACAGGGTGAACCCGTGCCGGGATCTGTTGAAGAGCAGACCCGTCTTATTATGCAGAATATCACCGATACACTTGAGGCCTGCGACTCGTCCCTTGATCGCCTCGTTAAGGTCACCGTATGGATTTCTGATATGGCGCATTTCAGTGCGTTCAATGAAGTCTACCGTACCTATTTCTCTGATGGCTTTCCGGCCCGCTCAACCGTCGTCAGCCAGCTGGCTTTTGGCCTAGATGTGGAACTGGAAGTGCAGGCTCTGGCCTGA
- a CDS encoding helix-turn-helix transcriptional regulator, with translation MTVIPDEIVFEQELLKMLAAAVRAIGSVLPGNAEIVLHDLRNPEFSIAEISNAHVTGRRKGDSVLAGLRTDKAFINALEESQELVTLFPEYETFSRDGSPLRSSTAIYRGRNGKPFAALCVNVDNNGIEQALTLLQNLSGMTFKAKIPATEPTDTDLPHESIEDLMKEIISDATALSPGNRRADAKKVKILAVKKMQERGIFLMKGGVEKAADALGVTRYTVYNYLDELKNIGC, from the coding sequence ATGACAGTAATACCCGACGAAATTGTTTTTGAGCAGGAGTTGCTGAAGATGCTGGCCGCTGCCGTTCGCGCTATTGGCAGCGTATTACCGGGGAATGCCGAAATTGTCCTTCACGATCTCCGTAATCCGGAATTTTCCATCGCTGAAATTTCCAATGCGCACGTTACTGGACGCAGAAAGGGAGATTCCGTTTTAGCTGGCTTGAGAACAGACAAGGCGTTTATCAACGCGCTTGAGGAGAGCCAAGAGCTAGTCACGCTTTTTCCGGAGTATGAAACGTTTTCGCGCGATGGGTCGCCGCTGCGCAGCAGTACGGCGATTTACCGTGGCCGTAACGGAAAGCCTTTTGCCGCCCTGTGTGTCAACGTGGATAACAACGGCATCGAACAGGCATTGACGCTGCTGCAAAACTTATCCGGTATGACGTTTAAAGCAAAAATTCCGGCAACAGAGCCCACTGATACTGACCTGCCTCATGAAAGCATTGAAGATTTGATGAAAGAAATCATCAGTGATGCGACTGCACTCAGCCCCGGAAACCGCCGCGCAGATGCAAAAAAAGTCAAAATACTGGCCGTAAAAAAGATGCAGGAGCGCGGTATTTTCCTGATGAAAGGCGGTGTCGAAAAAGCGGCTGATGCACTCGGCGTAACCCGTTATACCGTTTATAACTATCTCGATGAACTAAAAAACATTGGCTGCTGA
- a CDS encoding L-ribulose-5-phosphate 4-epimerase, whose amino-acid sequence MLEQLKQQVLEANLALPRHGLVTFTWGNVSAIDRQQELMVIKPSGVSYETMQRDDMVVVALGSGEVIEGAKRPSSDTATHRALYLAWPEIGGIVHTHSRHATVWAQSGKDLPAWGTTHADDFYGDIPCTRQMRSEEIVECYEWQTGQVIIETLRQRDIDPLAIPAVLVNAHGPFTWGRSAQEAVQSAVVLEEVAYMGIFSQYLTPSLPAINQTLLDKHHQRKHGKHAWYGQG is encoded by the coding sequence ATGCTGGAACAACTGAAACAGCAGGTACTGGAAGCGAATCTGGCCTTGCCGCGCCACGGGCTGGTCACTTTCACCTGGGGCAATGTAAGTGCGATAGATCGCCAGCAGGAATTAATGGTGATTAAACCTTCCGGCGTGAGTTATGAAACGATGCAGCGTGACGATATGGTGGTGGTGGCGCTGGGCAGCGGGGAGGTGATTGAAGGCGCTAAACGGCCTTCTTCCGACACGGCAACGCACCGCGCACTCTATCTTGCATGGCCAGAGATTGGCGGGATTGTGCATACCCATTCGCGGCATGCCACCGTCTGGGCGCAGTCTGGCAAAGATCTTCCGGCATGGGGCACGACTCATGCCGATGATTTTTACGGCGATATCCCCTGTACACGTCAAATGCGCAGCGAAGAAATCGTGGAGTGTTACGAGTGGCAAACCGGGCAGGTCATCATTGAAACGCTACGGCAGCGGGACATCGATCCGCTGGCTATTCCGGCAGTGCTGGTTAACGCTCACGGACCATTTACCTGGGGGCGTAGTGCACAGGAAGCGGTACAGAGTGCGGTGGTTTTGGAGGAGGTGGCCTACATGGGGATTTTCAGTCAGTATTTAACGCCCAGTCTTCCCGCCATAAATCAGACGCTGCTGGATAAGCATCATCAGCGTAAACACGGCAAGCATGCGTGGTATGGACAGGGTTGA
- a CDS encoding exoribonuclease II — translation MFQDNPLLAQLKEKLHSQTPRVEGVVKGTEKGFGFLEVDAQKSYFIPPPFMKKVMHGDRVSAVIQSDKDREVADPETLIEPFLTRFVGRVQKKDDRLSIIPDHPLLKDAIQCRPERSVKHDFQAGDWAVAEMRRHPLKGDRTFYAELTEFITTAEDHLAPWWVTLSRHNLEREAPDVTTPQSMLDEQLEREDLTSLPFVTIDSASTEDMDDALYVEDAGNGALKLIVAIADPTAYVPVGSKLDAVAAERAFTNYLPGFNIPMLPRQLSDDICSLRPHERRPVLACRITLAADGTPADDVQFFAAWIESHAKLAYNDVSDWLETGGSSAWQPENEAIANQIRLLNRLCLARSEWRQAHALVFKDRPDFRFLLGEKGEVLDIIAEHRRIANRIVEESMILANICAATVLRDRLGFGIYNVHLGFDEANAEQAAAVLANHGVTADPLAIATLEGFRNLRRELDALPTQFLDSRIRRFQSFAEVSTTPGPHFGLGLEAYATWTSPIRKYGDMVNHRLLKAIIKGEQSARPADELSLKMAERRRQNRMAERDVGDWLYSRFLQKAAGSEQRFSAEVIDVSRGGMRVRLQENGAVAFIPAPFIHAVRDEMVCSNENGSVQIKGEVAYRVTDLIEVTIAEVRMETRSIVARPVA, via the coding sequence ATGTTCCAGGATAACCCGCTGCTCGCGCAGCTCAAAGAGAAGCTCCACTCCCAGACGCCGCGCGTTGAGGGTGTGGTAAAAGGTACTGAAAAAGGTTTCGGCTTCTTAGAAGTCGATGCGCAGAAAAGTTACTTTATTCCCCCACCGTTCATGAAAAAAGTCATGCACGGTGACCGTGTGAGTGCGGTTATTCAAAGCGATAAGGATCGCGAAGTTGCCGATCCGGAAACGCTGATTGAACCGTTCCTGACGCGCTTTGTCGGCCGCGTGCAGAAGAAAGACGATCGCCTGTCGATTATTCCCGACCATCCCCTGTTGAAAGATGCCATTCAGTGCCGCCCCGAGCGCAGCGTGAAGCATGACTTCCAGGCTGGCGATTGGGCAGTGGCTGAAATGCGCCGCCATCCGCTGAAAGGCGATCGCACCTTTTATGCCGAGCTGACCGAATTTATTACTACGGCAGAAGACCACCTTGCGCCGTGGTGGGTGACGTTGTCACGCCATAATCTGGAGCGTGAAGCGCCGGATGTCACCACGCCACAATCAATGCTGGATGAACAGCTGGAACGTGAAGACCTCACTTCTCTGCCGTTTGTCACCATCGACAGTGCCAGCACTGAAGATATGGACGATGCGCTGTATGTGGAAGACGCGGGTAACGGTGCGCTGAAACTGATCGTCGCTATCGCCGATCCTACCGCCTACGTGCCGGTGGGCAGCAAGCTGGATGCCGTGGCCGCTGAACGCGCCTTCACTAACTACCTGCCGGGCTTCAATATCCCGATGCTGCCCCGCCAGCTGTCGGATGATATTTGCTCTCTGCGCCCACATGAGCGCCGTCCGGTACTGGCCTGCCGCATCACCCTCGCCGCAGACGGTACGCCCGCTGACGACGTGCAGTTCTTCGCCGCGTGGATCGAATCGCACGCGAAGCTGGCCTATAACGACGTCTCCGACTGGCTGGAAACCGGTGGTTCCAGCGCATGGCAGCCGGAGAATGAGGCCATTGCCAACCAGATCCGCCTGCTGAATCGCCTCTGTCTGGCGCGCAGCGAGTGGCGTCAGGCGCATGCCTTGGTGTTCAAAGATCGCCCTGACTTCCGCTTCCTGCTGGGTGAGAAAGGCGAAGTGCTGGATATTATTGCCGAACATCGCCGCATTGCTAACCGCATTGTTGAAGAATCGATGATCCTCGCCAACATTTGCGCTGCCACCGTGCTGCGCGACAGGCTGGGCTTCGGCATCTATAACGTTCACCTCGGCTTCGACGAAGCCAACGCCGAGCAGGCCGCGGCAGTACTGGCCAATCACGGCGTTACCGCCGATCCGCTGGCGATTGCCACGCTGGAGGGTTTCCGCAATCTGCGTCGCGAACTCGATGCCCTGCCAACACAGTTCCTCGACAGCCGTATCCGCCGCTTCCAGTCATTTGCGGAAGTCAGCACCACGCCAGGCCCGCACTTTGGTCTCGGCCTGGAGGCATATGCGACCTGGACGTCGCCAATCCGTAAGTATGGCGACATGGTTAACCACCGCCTGCTGAAAGCGATTATCAAAGGCGAACAGAGTGCACGCCCTGCCGATGAACTGTCGCTGAAGATGGCTGAACGCCGTCGTCAGAACCGTATGGCGGAGCGCGATGTTGGCGACTGGCTGTATTCACGTTTCCTGCAGAAAGCGGCCGGCAGCGAGCAGCGTTTCAGTGCTGAAGTGATTGACGTTTCTCGTGGCGGCATGCGTGTCCGCCTCCAGGAAAACGGCGCCGTGGCTTTTATTCCCGCCCCGTTCATTCATGCGGTGCGTGATGAAATGGTGTGCAGTAATGAAAACGGCAGCGTACAAATTAAGGGTGAAGTGGCGTATCGCGTAACCGATCTGATTGAGGTAACCATTGCTGAAGTGCGCATGGAAACCCGCAGTATCGTGGCGCGGCCCGTAGCCTGA